The Nocardia sp. BMG111209 genome includes a window with the following:
- a CDS encoding S-layer family protein, whose product MPTITSLSPTSGPAAGGTGVTITGTGFIGTLSVQFGILPAISIVNSATQITAIAPPGLPGTVQVTVIGLTGISNSVPYTYVAAPVLTRIAPRSGPVTGGTTVVLTGTALTGATAVNFGGTPATSFTVNSATQITAVTPAGTAGTVPVTVTTPGGTSNPVGYTFVAVPTLTTVVPNDGPVTGGTTVILTGTALTGATAVNFGATPAASFTVNSPTRITAVSPAGVAGSVPVTVTTAGGTSNGIPFTYFAVPTLTAVTPAAGPLAGGITVTLTGTALTGATAVNFGAAPAASFTVDSPTQITAVAPAGSVGTVLVTVTTPGGTSNGVPFTYTAIPTLIAIAPQTGPVTGGTTVVLTGTALTGATAVSFGGTPATSFTVDSPTQITAVAPAGAAGTVSVTVTTAGGTSNGVPFTYIAVPTLTAVAPNSGPVTGGTTVVLTGTGLTGATAVAFGATPAASFTVNSATQITAVTAAGIAGTVPVTVTTAGGTSNGIPFTYAAIPTLVTVAPPAGPVTGGTTVVLTGTGLTGATAVTFGATPAASFTVNSATQITAVTPAGAAGTVPVTVTTAGGTSNSVVFTYVVVPTLTTVTPTAGPVIGGTTVTLTGTGLTGATSVNFGATPATSFLVDSATQITAIAPAGAAGTVSVTVTTGGGTSNGVPFTYTAIPTLTAISPSTGPVSGGTTVVLTGTALTGATAVSFGATPAASFTVDSATQITAVTPAGVAGTVLVTVTTVGGTGNGVAFTYAAVPTLITAVPNVGPVTGGTVVVLTGTGLTGATAVNFGATPAASFAVDSPTLITAIAPAGAAGTVLVTVTTGGGTSNGVAFTYVAIPTLTSITPSTGPAAGGTTVTLTGTGLTGATAVNFGAAPAASFTVNSATQITAVTPVGAVGPALVTVTTPGGTVDGIVFTYA is encoded by the coding sequence ATGCCTACCATCACATCTCTCTCACCGACCTCCGGGCCCGCGGCGGGAGGTACCGGTGTCACGATCACCGGTACCGGGTTCATCGGAACTCTCTCGGTGCAGTTCGGTATTCTCCCGGCGATTTCCATCGTCAATTCCGCCACGCAGATCACGGCCATCGCCCCGCCGGGCCTGCCGGGTACCGTGCAGGTCACCGTCATCGGCCTCACGGGGATCAGCAACAGCGTTCCCTACACCTACGTCGCGGCTCCCGTCCTGACCCGGATCGCTCCCCGTTCCGGGCCCGTGACCGGCGGTACGACGGTCGTGCTCACCGGGACGGCCCTGACGGGTGCGACCGCGGTGAATTTCGGTGGGACACCGGCAACTTCGTTCACGGTCAACTCCGCGACGCAGATCACGGCCGTGACGCCCGCCGGTACGGCGGGCACCGTGCCGGTCACCGTCACCACTCCCGGCGGCACCAGCAATCCCGTCGGCTACACCTTCGTCGCGGTGCCGACCCTGACGACCGTGGTCCCGAACGACGGGCCCGTGACCGGTGGCACGACCGTAATCCTCACCGGGACAGCGTTGACGGGTGCGACGGCGGTGAATTTCGGTGCGACACCGGCGGCCTCGTTCACGGTCAACTCCCCCACCCGGATCACCGCCGTATCCCCGGCCGGAGTGGCCGGTTCGGTGCCGGTCACCGTCACCACCGCCGGTGGCACCAGCAACGGAATTCCGTTCACCTACTTCGCGGTTCCCACCCTCACCGCCGTCACCCCCGCCGCGGGGCCGCTGGCGGGCGGCATCACGGTCACCCTGACCGGCACTGCCCTGACCGGCGCGACCGCGGTGAATTTCGGTGCCGCACCGGCGGCTTCGTTCACCGTCGACTCCCCCACCCAGATCACCGCCGTCGCACCCGCGGGGTCGGTCGGGACCGTCCTGGTCACCGTCACCACGCCGGGGGGCACGAGCAACGGAGTCCCGTTCACCTACACCGCGATTCCCACGCTGATCGCCATCGCGCCGCAGACGGGACCGGTCACCGGCGGAACCACCGTCGTCCTGACCGGGACGGCCCTGACCGGCGCGACCGCGGTGAGTTTCGGTGGCACGCCCGCGACGTCGTTCACCGTCGACTCCCCTACCCAGATCACCGCCGTCGCACCCGCGGGCGCGGCGGGAACGGTGTCGGTCACCGTCACCACCGCCGGTGGCACCAGTAACGGAGTCCCGTTCACCTACATCGCGGTTCCCACCCTGACCGCAGTCGCGCCCAACTCGGGACCGGTCACCGGCGGAACCACGGTGGTCCTCACCGGAACCGGCCTCACCGGCGCCACCGCGGTCGCCTTCGGAGCCACACCCGCGGCCTCCTTCACCGTGAATTCCGCGACCCAGATCACGGCGGTCACAGCCGCCGGGATCGCCGGTACGGTACCGGTCACCGTCACCACCGCGGGCGGCACGAGCAACGGGATCCCGTTCACCTACGCCGCGATTCCCACCCTCGTCACCGTCGCACCCCCCGCGGGACCGGTCACCGGCGGAACCACCGTGGTCCTCACCGGAACCGGCCTCACCGGCGCCACCGCGGTCACGTTCGGAGCCACACCCGCGGCCTCGTTCACCGTGAACTCGGCCACCCAGATCACCGCCGTCACCCCGGCGGGCGCGGCGGGCACGGTACCGGTCACGGTCACCACCGCGGGCGGCACCAGCAACAGTGTCGTCTTCACCTACGTGGTGGTCCCCACCCTGACCACCGTCACCCCCACCGCGGGACCGGTGATCGGCGGAACCACGGTGACCCTGACCGGGACGGGTCTGACCGGGGCCACCTCGGTGAATTTCGGTGCCACACCGGCGACCTCGTTCCTGGTGGACTCGGCGACCCAGATCACCGCGATCGCACCCGCCGGGGCCGCCGGGACGGTATCGGTCACGGTCACCACCGGGGGTGGCACCAGCAACGGAGTCCCGTTCACCTACACCGCGATTCCCACCCTGACCGCGATCAGCCCGTCCACCGGCCCGGTCTCGGGCGGAACGACGGTGGTACTGACCGGGACGGCCCTGACCGGCGCGACCGCAGTGAGTTTCGGTGCCACACCGGCGGCTTCGTTCACCGTCGACTCGGCGACCCAGATCACGGCGGTCACCCCCGCCGGGGTCGCGGGCACGGTTCTGGTCACCGTCACCACGGTGGGTGGTACCGGTAACGGCGTCGCCTTCACCTATGCCGCGGTACCCACCCTGATCACGGCGGTCCCGAATGTGGGACCGGTGACCGGCGGGACGGTCGTCGTGCTGACCGGAACCGGCCTGACCGGCGCCACGGCGGTGAATTTCGGTGCCACACCGGCGGCTTCGTTCGCGGTCGACTCGCCCACCCTGATCACGGCGATCGCTCCCGCCGGAGCGGCCGGAACGGTGTTGGTCACGGTCACCACCGGGGGTGGCACCAGCAACGGAGTCGCGTTCACCTACGTCGCGATTCCCACGCTGACCTCGATCACGCCCAGCACGGGGCCGGCGGCCGGGGGGACCACGGTCACACTGACCGGGACCGGCCTGACCGGCGCGACCGCGGTGAATTTCGGTGCCGCACCGGCGGCCTCGTTCACCGTGAATTCCGCGACCCAGATCACGGCGGTCACCCCCGTCGGGGCCGTCGGCCCGGCGCTGGTCACCGTCACCACCCCGGGCGGAACCGTCGACGGGATCGTGTTCACCTACGCCTGA
- a CDS encoding serine/threonine-protein kinase: protein MNDQNATQRAGSGAPEPTSGRVVAGYRIERVLGAGGSGTVYLARHPRLPRSVALKVLHRADSGFRERFEREADLAARIDHPNVIEIYDRGEADGTPWIALRYVAGPDVARLVAQGPLPPPRAVALLAGAAAGLDAAHRHGLVHRDVKPANLLVGSDGGADHLVVTDFGIARSGDLTSLTASGTLVATLAYAAPEQLLGDAVDHRADIYSLGCTFYEMLTGTVPFARASAADTVRAHLNDPPPQPSRTRPGLPEAFDTVIATALAKDPADRYDTCAALASAARQALDTIPARPPTGPNPYGQNVIPPYGATAVPSRIDTPVPPGPVAGTSFPHRPPAPSTPGRGWPPPGGSMPVEPFRSPSGPIPERPAARRNLWVAGAAAIVVVVAAAIATATLLPGRTEHPIATTTPTPTPSPAVTTTTAPATSTRPAVTAWGRDNDLVALFPGLLPTAPDLPGYQGAQCSDTDVLNNGSAPAVECKQDNGLEWTVWSFRRGDPRRDSTFQTNLHDASVVEQPWSRPSGTGRIRTGYYSGGNLGWATIEFDDPARAWVVIDLQWGSHPGTDIADQWWTPAPL, encoded by the coding sequence GTGAATGACCAGAATGCCACGCAGCGAGCGGGTTCCGGGGCACCGGAACCCACCTCGGGCCGGGTGGTCGCCGGATATCGGATCGAGCGGGTGCTCGGCGCGGGCGGCAGCGGGACGGTCTATCTGGCGCGGCATCCCCGATTGCCGCGCTCGGTCGCCCTGAAGGTGTTGCACCGCGCGGACTCCGGATTCCGCGAGCGCTTCGAGCGCGAGGCCGACCTGGCGGCCCGGATCGACCATCCGAACGTCATCGAGATCTACGACCGGGGTGAGGCCGACGGGACACCGTGGATCGCACTGCGATACGTCGCGGGCCCGGATGTGGCACGGCTCGTCGCGCAGGGCCCCCTGCCGCCGCCGCGGGCCGTGGCGCTCCTGGCCGGCGCCGCGGCCGGACTCGACGCGGCGCATCGCCACGGCCTGGTCCATCGGGATGTGAAGCCCGCCAATCTGCTGGTCGGTTCCGACGGCGGCGCCGACCATCTCGTGGTCACCGATTTCGGGATCGCCCGCTCCGGCGACCTCACCTCGCTCACCGCGTCCGGAACCCTGGTCGCCACACTGGCGTACGCGGCCCCGGAACAACTGCTCGGCGATGCGGTCGACCATCGGGCCGACATCTATTCACTGGGCTGCACCTTCTACGAGATGCTCACCGGCACCGTCCCGTTCGCGCGAGCGTCGGCGGCGGACACGGTACGCGCCCACCTCAACGACCCACCGCCGCAACCGTCCCGGACCCGTCCCGGATTACCCGAGGCATTCGACACGGTGATCGCGACCGCCCTGGCCAAGGATCCCGCCGACCGCTACGACACCTGCGCCGCCCTCGCATCGGCGGCCCGGCAGGCGCTGGACACGATCCCGGCCCGACCACCCACGGGCCCGAACCCGTACGGGCAGAACGTAATTCCACCCTACGGCGCCACCGCCGTTCCCTCGCGGATCGATACTCCCGTACCGCCGGGACCCGTTGCGGGCACATCGTTTCCGCACCGGCCGCCGGCACCGAGCACACCCGGCCGAGGGTGGCCGCCACCCGGCGGATCAATGCCCGTCGAACCGTTTCGGTCACCATCCGGCCCCATCCCCGAGCGCCCAGCCGCCCGCCGGAACCTCTGGGTAGCCGGTGCGGCGGCGATCGTCGTGGTGGTCGCCGCGGCGATCGCGACCGCGACCCTGCTCCCCGGCCGGACGGAACACCCGATCGCCACCACCACCCCCACGCCCACGCCGTCCCCCGCCGTCACCACGACGACCGCTCCGGCCACGAGCACCCGCCCGGCAGTGACCGCCTGGGGGCGGGACAACGATCTGGTGGCCCTGTTCCCCGGATTGCTGCCCACCGCACCGGATCTGCCGGGCTATCAGGGGGCACAGTGCAGCGACACCGACGTGCTGAACAACGGAAGCGCGCCGGCCGTCGAGTGCAAGCAGGACAACGGACTGGAATGGACCGTGTGGTCGTTCCGCCGCGGAGATCCCCGGCGCGACAGCACCTTCCAGACCAACCTGCACGACGCGTCCGTCGTGGAACAACCGTGGTCACGCCCGTCGGGGACCGGCCGGATCCGGACCGGGTACTACTCCGGCGGCAACCTCGGCTGGGCCACCATCGAATTCGACGATCCCGCACGCGCCTGGGTGGTCATCGACCTCCAGTGGGGTTCGCACCCGGGCACCGATATCGCCGACCAGTGGTGGACTCCCGCCCCACTCTGA
- a CDS encoding BTAD domain-containing putative transcriptional regulator, with protein MGVERPMPVVDVSVLGPVGVSVGGTAVAVGGPRRQAVIARLLVDRRAVVAADALADAVWDGAPPDAGNANLHVLVSKLRRALGAAGADRGEVLRTVPPGYVLAVAENGCDIGRFDALRRTGQDAAAGAAHERAAEAFAAALAQWRGEAFASVRGIGYFDGLARVLGDSRNETRSALVDSRLATGRCAEVVADLQVLLREDPYAEQHWSRLILAQAASGRTAAALESCRRMREMFAAELGVEPGAAVVELERRVRAGTAGPAAVPGLRTTIGTAPAGARRGRMRRLPDGAVFPVGPRGLRIGRAPDNDLVLGSEDVSRYHAEILFSRVGPVIRDRGSLNLTRVRGADLPRGATELLDHGDEIEICGATFVFELDSPIPQRQ; from the coding sequence ATGGGTGTCGAGCGGCCGATGCCGGTGGTGGATGTTTCGGTGTTGGGGCCGGTGGGGGTGTCGGTCGGGGGAACGGCGGTCGCGGTCGGCGGGCCGCGACGGCAGGCGGTGATCGCGCGGTTGCTCGTGGATCGGCGCGCGGTGGTGGCGGCGGACGCGCTCGCCGATGCCGTCTGGGACGGCGCTCCGCCCGATGCGGGCAACGCGAATCTGCATGTGCTGGTGTCGAAGTTACGGCGGGCACTGGGTGCGGCGGGGGCGGATCGGGGTGAGGTGTTGCGGACCGTGCCGCCCGGATATGTGCTCGCGGTGGCCGAGAACGGTTGTGACATCGGTCGTTTCGACGCGCTGCGCCGGACGGGGCAGGATGCGGCGGCGGGTGCGGCGCACGAGCGGGCGGCGGAGGCGTTCGCTGCCGCGCTGGCGCAGTGGCGGGGAGAGGCGTTCGCGAGCGTGCGGGGGATCGGTTATTTCGACGGGCTCGCGCGGGTGCTGGGGGACTCGCGCAACGAGACTCGGTCGGCGCTGGTCGATTCGCGGCTGGCCACCGGGCGGTGCGCGGAGGTGGTGGCCGATCTCCAGGTGCTGTTGCGGGAGGATCCGTATGCCGAACAGCATTGGTCGCGACTGATTCTCGCACAGGCGGCGAGCGGGCGGACCGCGGCGGCGCTGGAGAGCTGCCGGCGCATGCGCGAGATGTTCGCGGCGGAACTGGGGGTCGAGCCGGGGGCCGCGGTCGTCGAACTGGAGCGGCGGGTGCGGGCGGGGACGGCCGGGCCGGCGGCGGTGCCGGGGTTGCGCACCACGATCGGGACGGCGCCCGCGGGAGCGCGCCGCGGGCGGATGCGGCGGCTACCGGACGGGGCGGTCTTCCCGGTCGGGCCGCGGGGGCTGCGGATCGGGCGGGCCCCCGACAACGATCTGGTGCTGGGCAGCGAGGACGTCAGCCGGTATCACGCGGAGATCCTGTTCTCCCGGGTCGGGCCGGTGATCCGGGATCGCGGCTCGCTCAACCTGACCCGGGTGCGCGGCGCCGATCTGCCGCGCGGCGCGACGGAACTGCTCGACCACGGCGACGAGATCGAGATATGCGGCGCCACTTTCGTTTTCGAGCTGGATTCGCCGATCCCGCAGCGGCAGTGA
- a CDS encoding GntR family transcriptional regulator has protein sequence MDAMQVADTGHRVPKTYRVRTEIEAILGELAEGDPVPSERDLAARFEVARETVRQALRELLVAGRIRRQGRGTVVSRPKMLQPLSLRSYTEAALGHGRIPGRLLVSWDDVPADADTGAALGLAPGSPVMHLERILLADGERIGLESTFLRLDRFGGLRTDYDPTTSLYAAMHAAGVTFAAATERLETVLATPREAALLECTTALPMLLLHRHTTDSAGAPLERVRSLYRGDRIAFEAVLRE, from the coding sequence ATGGACGCGATGCAGGTGGCCGACACCGGACACCGGGTGCCCAAGACGTACCGGGTGCGTACCGAGATCGAGGCCATCCTCGGCGAACTGGCCGAGGGCGATCCGGTGCCGTCGGAGCGCGACCTCGCCGCCCGCTTCGAGGTGGCCCGCGAGACGGTCCGGCAGGCGCTGCGAGAACTGTTGGTGGCGGGCCGGATTCGCCGGCAGGGCCGGGGCACCGTGGTCTCGCGGCCGAAGATGCTGCAACCCCTGTCGCTGCGCTCCTACACCGAGGCCGCGCTCGGTCACGGCCGGATTCCGGGCCGCCTGCTGGTGTCCTGGGACGACGTCCCCGCCGACGCCGACACCGGCGCCGCGCTCGGCCTCGCCCCCGGCAGTCCCGTCATGCATCTGGAGCGGATCCTGCTCGCCGACGGGGAGCGGATCGGCCTGGAGAGCACCTTCCTGCGCCTCGACCGATTCGGCGGTCTGCGCACCGACTACGACCCCACGACCTCCCTGTACGCCGCCATGCACGCCGCCGGCGTGACCTTCGCCGCCGCCACCGAACGCCTCGAGACGGTGCTCGCCACCCCGCGCGAGGCCGCCCTGCTGGAATGCACCACCGCCCTGCCGATGTTGTTGCTGCACCGGCACACCACCGACAGCGCCGGCGCCCCCCTCGAGCGGGTCCGCTCCCTCTACCGCGGCGACCGCATCGCCTTCGAGGCGGTCCTGCGCGAATAG
- a CDS encoding TIGR03364 family FAD-dependent oxidoreductase, whose amino-acid sequence MRLVVIGGGILGTAHALAAIRRGHEVVQLEREVEARGATVRNFGLVWVSGRSAAELELTLRSRQLWEEIGGQVPGVGFRPSGSITLVRTDAELAVAEAAAAAPDAAARGFELLDPDRVRTHNPALRGKYLAGLYCSADAAVESRQALPALRAYLTATGRYTFHAGAEARGVGGGTVTDDRGRRFDADLVLVCPGAAHGGLTRELVGDLPVRRVRLQMMQTAPLGEPLPTAVADGDSFRYYPAFAGPDLDRLNREEAQPFTAARHRMQLLCVQRLHGGLTLGDTHEYDEPFAFDVDEAPYEHLTAVAEELLGRKLPQVVRRWAGVYSQSIDPAALVTRARADDHTWVITGPGGRGMTLGPALGEETADLLGL is encoded by the coding sequence ATGCGTTTGGTAGTCATCGGAGGTGGCATTCTCGGCACCGCGCACGCCCTGGCCGCGATCCGCCGCGGCCACGAGGTCGTCCAGCTCGAGCGCGAGGTCGAGGCCCGGGGCGCCACGGTCCGCAACTTCGGCCTGGTCTGGGTGTCCGGCCGCAGCGCCGCCGAACTGGAGCTCACCCTCCGCTCCCGGCAGCTGTGGGAGGAGATCGGCGGACAGGTGCCCGGCGTCGGATTCCGCCCGAGCGGCTCGATCACGCTGGTACGCACCGATGCCGAACTCGCCGTGGCCGAGGCGGCCGCCGCCGCACCGGATGCCGCCGCCCGCGGCTTCGAACTGCTCGACCCCGACCGGGTGCGCACACACAATCCCGCACTGCGCGGCAAATACCTTGCCGGACTGTACTGTTCGGCCGACGCCGCGGTCGAGTCCCGTCAGGCCCTGCCCGCGCTGCGCGCCTATCTGACGGCCACGGGCCGCTACACCTTCCACGCCGGCGCGGAGGCGCGCGGGGTCGGCGGCGGCACCGTCACCGACGACCGCGGCCGCCGCTTCGACGCGGATCTGGTGCTGGTCTGCCCGGGTGCGGCGCACGGCGGGCTGACCCGAGAACTGGTCGGCGACCTCCCGGTGCGCCGGGTGCGGTTGCAGATGATGCAGACCGCGCCGCTGGGCGAGCCGCTGCCCACCGCCGTCGCGGACGGCGACAGCTTCCGCTACTACCCCGCCTTCGCCGGCCCGGACCTGGACCGGCTGAATCGCGAAGAGGCGCAACCGTTCACCGCGGCCCGGCACCGGATGCAGCTGCTCTGCGTCCAACGGCTGCACGGCGGGCTCACCCTCGGCGACACCCACGAATACGACGAGCCGTTCGCCTTCGACGTGGACGAGGCGCCGTACGAACATCTCACCGCGGTCGCGGAGGAACTGCTGGGCCGCAAGCTGCCACAGGTGGTGCGGCGCTGGGCCGGCGTCTACAGCCAGAGCATCGACCCCGCCGCCCTGGTCACCCGCGCTCGCGCCGACGACCACACCTGGGTGATCACCGGCCCCGGCGGCCGCGGGATGACCCTCGGCCCCGCACTCGGCGAGGAAACCGCCGACCTGCTCGGACTGTGA
- a CDS encoding phosphonatase-like hydrolase: protein MSENRIQLAVLDMAGTTIADDGLVLRAFAAAADAAGIPATGPEREAADRYVTETMGQSKISVFRALLGDDDRAQRANLAFETAYEEFAAAARPIPGAAEAITRLRTAGVKVALTTGFSPRTRDRLLDAVGWRELADLTLSPADAGRGRPHPDLVLTAVLRLRIDAVDRVAVLGDTASDIGTGLAAGARIVAGARTGAHTEQQLRAAGATHVVPSVAEFAELVLA, encoded by the coding sequence TTGTCCGAGAATCGGATCCAGCTCGCGGTGCTGGACATGGCAGGCACCACGATCGCCGACGACGGCTTGGTGCTGCGGGCCTTCGCGGCCGCCGCCGACGCCGCGGGCATCCCCGCCACCGGGCCCGAGCGCGAAGCCGCCGACCGGTACGTGACCGAGACCATGGGGCAGTCCAAGATCAGCGTGTTCCGCGCGCTGCTCGGCGACGACGATCGGGCACAGCGGGCCAACCTGGCGTTCGAGACCGCCTACGAGGAGTTCGCCGCCGCCGCGCGGCCGATTCCCGGTGCGGCGGAGGCGATCACGCGACTGCGCACCGCCGGGGTGAAGGTGGCGCTCACCACCGGGTTCAGCCCGCGCACCCGGGACCGGCTGCTGGACGCGGTGGGCTGGCGCGAACTGGCCGATCTGACGCTGTCCCCCGCCGACGCCGGCCGCGGCCGCCCCCACCCCGACCTGGTGCTGACCGCGGTGCTGCGGTTGCGCATCGATGCGGTGGATCGGGTTGCCGTACTGGGCGATACCGCCAGCGATATCGGCACCGGCCTGGCCGCCGGCGCCCGGATCGTCGCCGGCGCCCGCACCGGCGCGCACACCGAGCAGCAGTTGCGGGCGGCCGGCGCGACCCATGTGGTGCCCTCGGTCGCCGAATTCGCCGAGCTGGTGCTCGCCTGA
- a CDS encoding 2-aminoethylphosphonate ABC transporter substrate-binding protein translates to MSTQRLVRTALVLASATAVAVAAAACGGTGSSSGGDKTVTVYSADGLGDWYKTQFAKFKDQTGISVNEVEAGSGEVVNRVDKEQSNPQADIVVTLPPFIQKAAKSGLLQDSGVDTGVVADADKDPGGKYVTLAGNYLCFIANPRVANSDKLTWDDLLKPDYKGKVQYSTPGQAGDGTAVLVLLQQLYGKQGALDYLAKLQPNNVGPSSSTGKLQPKVDNGELLIANGDVQMNLQQIKDKGAKFNVFFPATADGKHSTVAVPYVMGMAKGAPHKDAAKKLMEYLLSADVQKTLGPDAVAVPVRKDLKDAPAPAGTISPAGYVKDVTVINPDWTKVLTDLDGDVAAYQKATGS, encoded by the coding sequence ATTTCGACTCAACGACTGGTACGCACCGCACTGGTCCTGGCCTCGGCGACGGCGGTCGCGGTCGCCGCGGCCGCCTGCGGCGGCACCGGCTCGAGCTCCGGCGGCGACAAGACCGTCACCGTCTACTCGGCCGACGGCCTGGGCGACTGGTACAAGACCCAGTTCGCGAAATTCAAGGACCAGACCGGCATTTCGGTGAACGAGGTGGAGGCCGGCTCCGGCGAGGTGGTCAACCGGGTGGACAAGGAACAGTCCAACCCGCAGGCCGATATCGTCGTCACCCTCCCGCCGTTCATCCAGAAGGCCGCGAAATCCGGCCTGCTGCAGGACAGTGGCGTGGACACCGGCGTCGTCGCCGATGCCGACAAGGATCCGGGCGGCAAGTACGTGACCCTGGCCGGGAACTATCTCTGCTTCATCGCCAACCCGCGAGTCGCCAACTCCGACAAGCTGACCTGGGACGATCTGCTGAAGCCCGACTACAAGGGCAAGGTGCAGTACTCGACCCCCGGCCAGGCCGGTGACGGCACCGCGGTGCTGGTGCTGCTGCAGCAGCTGTACGGCAAGCAGGGCGCGCTGGACTATCTGGCCAAATTGCAGCCCAACAACGTCGGCCCGTCCTCCTCGACCGGCAAGTTGCAGCCCAAGGTCGACAACGGCGAACTGCTGATCGCCAACGGCGATGTGCAGATGAACCTGCAGCAGATCAAGGACAAGGGCGCGAAGTTCAACGTGTTCTTCCCGGCCACCGCCGACGGCAAGCACTCCACCGTGGCGGTGCCCTACGTGATGGGTATGGCCAAGGGCGCACCGCACAAGGACGCGGCGAAGAAGCTGATGGAGTACCTGCTCTCGGCCGACGTGCAGAAGACCCTCGGCCCGGACGCCGTCGCGGTGCCGGTCCGCAAGGATCTGAAGGACGCCCCGGCGCCGGCGGGCACCATCTCCCCCGCGGGCTATGTGAAGGACGTCACGGTGATCAACCCGGACTGGACCAAGGTCCTCACCGATCTCGACGGCGACGTCGCCGCGTATCAGAAGGCCACCGGTAGCTGA
- a CDS encoding ABC transporter ATP-binding protein, with product MSTPRAVTAATGSATAAADSTDTPAIVFDRVGVSYGRGRKVTVALAEFSLRVAAGETVALLGPSGSGKSTALRALAGFVRPTTGRVRLAGRDVTDRSPAERGIGVVVQSYALFPHMRVHDNVAFGLRSHRVPRKEIGARVTEALAMVGMTEYARRLPRELSGGQQQRVAIARALAIRPKVLLLDEPLAALDAQLRQSMLTELQQLRKALPDTAMLYVTHDQAEALALADRIAVMRDSRLVDVDTAENLWRRPPSSFTAAFLGGANLLPGLVKHVSGTAAFVAVGELTLRAEAPKPGVGQLEWKPDDDGMLCVRPHTVRLCPLGEQEALRATVISGVWRGATTRLLLDVDGLPVDLTTDLPGQIDTAPGTVVGVRLPDPAGVLIPAAVGNAA from the coding sequence ATGTCCACGCCCAGGGCAGTCACCGCCGCGACCGGCTCCGCCACCGCGGCGGCCGATTCCACCGACACCCCCGCGATCGTGTTCGATCGGGTCGGTGTCAGTTACGGCCGGGGCCGCAAGGTCACCGTCGCACTGGCCGAGTTCTCCCTTCGCGTCGCGGCCGGGGAAACGGTTGCGCTCCTGGGCCCCAGCGGATCCGGCAAGTCGACCGCGTTGCGGGCGCTCGCCGGATTCGTCCGCCCCACCACCGGCCGGGTCCGGCTGGCCGGGCGGGACGTCACCGACCGGTCCCCCGCCGAACGCGGCATCGGGGTGGTGGTGCAGTCCTACGCGCTGTTCCCGCACATGCGGGTGCACGACAACGTCGCCTTCGGCCTTCGCTCACATCGGGTGCCGCGCAAGGAGATCGGCGCGCGGGTCACCGAGGCGCTGGCGATGGTCGGCATGACCGAGTACGCGCGGCGGCTGCCGCGGGAACTGTCCGGCGGGCAACAGCAGCGGGTCGCGATCGCCCGCGCCCTGGCCATCCGCCCCAAGGTGCTGCTGCTGGACGAGCCGCTGGCCGCGCTGGACGCCCAGCTGCGGCAGAGCATGCTCACCGAATTGCAACAGTTGCGAAAGGCGTTGCCGGACACCGCGATGCTGTACGTCACCCACGATCAGGCCGAGGCGCTGGCGCTGGCCGACCGGATCGCGGTGATGCGCGACTCCCGCCTGGTCGACGTCGATACCGCCGAGAACCTGTGGCGCCGCCCGCCCAGTTCGTTCACCGCGGCCTTCCTCGGCGGCGCGAATCTGCTGCCGGGCCTGGTGAAACACGTCTCCGGCACCGCGGCCTTCGTCGCCGTCGGCGAACTCACGCTACGCGCCGAGGCGCCGAAACCCGGTGTCGGCCAGCTGGAATGGAAACCCGACGACGACGGCATGCTGTGCGTCCGGCCGCACACGGTACGCCTGTGCCCGCTCGGTGAGCAGGAGGCGTTGCGCGCCACCGTGATCTCCGGCGTCTGGCGCGGCGCCACCACCCGGCTGCTGCTCGACGTCGACGGTCTGCCCGTCGACCTCACCACCGACCTGCCCGGACAGATCGACACCGCCCCCGGCACCGTGGTCGGCGTACGACTGCCCGACCCGGCGGGTGTCCTCATCCCCGCCGCCGTGGGGAACGCGGCATGA